One Baekduia alba genomic window, ACTTCGGCTGCGCGCCGGTCACGATGTCCGCGACCGCCTTGGTGCGCGCGAGGACCTCGCGGACGCCGGCCTGCGTGCCCTTGGCCCCGTAGCCGTTGCCGCTGCCGGCCTCCAGGCCGTAGGCGGTCAGGCCGGCGCGGTGGGCGAGCCAGAGGGCCCGGGCCATGTGGAACGGCTGGGTGACGACGATCGCGCTGCGGACGTCGAAGACCTTGCGGGCGCGCACCACGCTGTCGAGCGTCGCGAACCCGGCGTGGTCGGTGAAGATGACGCGGTCGGGAACGCCGAGGCGGACGAGCTCGGCGCGCATCGCGTTGACCTCGTCGTAGTCGGGTCGGCCGTGGTCGCCAGAGGCGAGCACCTTGTCGACGCGGCCGTCGTGGTAGAGGGCCGCGGTGGCGCGCAGGCGGTCCTCGAGCATCGCCGACGGGCGCCCGTCCGGCTGGACGTAGGCGCCGAGGACGAGCGCGGCCTGGGCATGGGGAAGCGCGCGCGGATCGGTCTTCGCGCCTCCGCCGCCGAGCAGGACGATCGCGTTGGCGACGCCGACGGCGAGCGCCAGGACCGACAGCGCCGCCGCGCCGCCGATCGCCGCACGGATGACCACGCGCCGGTCGAGCATGTGAAGCAGTCTAGGGAAGCCGAGCGCTGCTGCCGGCCGGCGGGTTGCGAGACTCAGCGCGGCGCGAGGCCGTCGAGGAGCAGGTCGACGGTGCGCTCGAGCGTCGCGTCGTCCGGCCGGCGTCGGCTGACGATCGAGGCGTGGAAGATCCAGCCGACGATGAGCTCGGCGACGACGCGCCAGTCGGCGTCGGGGCGCAGCTCGCCCCGCTGGCGGGCGCGGTCGTAGACGGGCTTGCCCTGCTCGAAGCGGAAGTCGGCGAACGCGCGCAGCCGCTCGGCGACGGCCGGATCGCGGCTGGCCTCGCCGAGCAGCGCGGTGCCGACCGACGACGGCGAGCTCGGCGCGATCTCCTCGCGGACGAGGTGGGCCACCGCCACGAGGTCGTCGCGGAACGCGCCGGTGTCCGGCAGCGCGACGGGCGCGTCGTGCGCGGCCTGGGTCATGCTGTCCAGGACGAGCAGCGCCTTGTTCGCGTAGCGGCGGTAGATCGTGGTCTTGGCGACCCCGGCCTCCACCGCCACGCCCTCGACGGTCAGCCCGTGGTAGCCGGCCGCGTCGAGCAGCCTCCGCGTCGCCTCGAAGATCGCCCGATCGGCCTCCGTGCTCCGCGGCCGCCCACGCGCTCGCGTGGCATCCGTCGCCATGGGCCGACTCTACCCGCGCCGAGACCCTGGCGGGAAAGGGTTCCGGAGGCTCGGGGCGGCGGCGCGCGACAATGCCGGGTGGTGCCCTCCTCCCCGACCGCCTCCATCGCCGCCGAGCCGGTGCGCGTCGTCCGGTTCGCGCTCGACGGCGACGTGCCCGCGGCCCACGCGGGGCTGCTGGTGCGCGACGACGCGCGGCCGTTCGCGCTGGTCGGGCGGTGGGCGGGCGCGAGCGCGATCGTCGGCAGCGCGCCGGTGCGGATCGCCGACGCGCAGCGCGACGACGTCCTCGCGCTGCTCGACGAGCAGCCGGTCGTGGCGGGTGCCGTTCCCGACGGGTTCGTCGGCGGCGGGTGGTTCGGCGGGCTCGGGTACGGGCTCGGCCGGCGGCTGGAGCCGCGGCTTGGCGCGGCGCCGCCGGCGCCGGTCGGCGAACGGCGGCCGGTGGCGATGCTCGCCTACTACGACCACCTGCTGCGGCGCGACGCCGACGGCGGGTGGTGGTTCGAGGCGCTCTGGGCCGAGGCGCGCGCCGACGCGCTGACGGCGCGCAGGGCCGAGCTCGCGGCACGCGTCGCGGCGGGGGTCGGCGGGCCGCGGCCGGTGCGCACCAGCGCCTGGCGCGCGACGCCGTCGGTCGCCGGGCACGCGCGTGCCGTGCAGGCGTGCCGCGAGCGGATCGCCGAGGGCGACCTGTTCCAGGCCAACCTCGCGCTGCGCCTGCGCGCGGATCTGGACGGCGACGCGGTCGACCTGCTCGCGCGGGGCGTCGAGGCGCTGGCGCCGGATCGCGCCGCGTGGCTGGCGGGACCGGACGGCGCGATCGCGAGCCTCTCGCCCGAGCTGTTCCTCACGCGGCACGGGGACGTCGTCCGCAGCGCGCCGATCAAGGGCACGCGGCCGCGGCCGGCCGAGGACGACGACGCCGCCGAAGCGCTGCGCGCGGAGCTGGCGGCGTCGGAGAAGGACCGCGCCGAGAACGTGATGATCGTCGACCTGATGCGCAACGACCTCGGGCGCGTCTGCGAGCCGGGGACCGTGGCCGTGACCGCGCTCGCCGAGGTCCGGCCCCACGCCGGCGTCTGGCATCTGGTGAGCGAGGTGACCGGCCGCCGGCGCGTCGGCGTCGGCGACGGCGCGCTGGTCGCCGCGGCGTTCCCGCCCGGCTCGGTGACGGGCGCGCCGAAGCTGGCGGCGATGGACACGATCAGCACGCTGGAGAGCGTCGCGCGCCAGGCGTTCTGCGGCGCCATCGGCTTCGCGAGCCCGACGGCGGGCCTGGAGCTCTCCGTTGCGATCCGCACCTTCGAGTGCGCCGAGGGACGGGCCTGGCTCGACGTCGGCGGCGGCATCGTCGCCGACTCCGACCCCGACGCCGAGGCCGCGGAGTGCCTCGCCAAGGCGCACCCCTTGTTGATGGCCATCGGCGCGGAGCTGGCGGACGATGTGGGCGCCGCGGGCGCGCCGGCCACCACCATCCCCGCCCCGCTCCGGCTCGGGGCGCGTCCCGTGCCGCGGCCCGACGCCGCGCGCGGCGTCTTCGAGACGATCCTGGTTCTCGACGGCGTCGCCGTCGCGGTCGAGGAGCACGTGGAGCGGCTGCACCGGGCGGCGGTCGAGCTCTACGGCGTCGAGGTTCCGGACGCGGTCGCGGCGCTGGTCCGGCACACGGCGCTGGAGCAGGCGGCGTCATGCCGCGTGCGCGTCCTGCTGGACGCCCGCGGCGACGTCGGGCTCCAGGTCGCGCCGCTGCCGGAGCCCGGCGACGGGACGCTGCGGCTGGCGCCGGTCGCCGCGCCCGGCGGGCTCGGGGACCGCAAGTGGCGGGACCGGCGCCTGATCGACGCGCTCGACGCGGCGGTCGCGCCCGCGTTGGCGCTGCTCGTCGACCTCGACGGCGGCGTGCTGGAGACGACGCGGTCCAACGTGCTGGCGGTCCTCGACGACGCGCTCGTCACGCCGCCACTCGACGGCCGGGTCCTGCCGGGCGTCACGCGCGCGGCGGCGCTGGACCTGGCGCGCGCGCTCGGCTTCGCCGTCGTCGAGCGTCCGCTCGCGCTCGGCGAGCTCGCGGCGGCCGACGCGGTCCTGACCTCCGGCGCGCTGCGTGGCCTGGAGGTCGTGACGCACCTGGGCTCACAGGATCTCCCCAGGATCCCGGACCGCGTGCGGACACTGGTCGAACGGTTCCCACCGTTGCGGTAGTGACCGGACGCCGCGCGTCCTTGACGATCGGCGCTGCGGCCACGGCTCCGGTACCCCCTTGTCGGGTCGTGGCCGCAGCTGAACTTCGGAAGCCCGCCGGCACGGCACGGATCGCCGCCGCCGCGCGGGCGTCCGCAAGCTCAGCGAGTGGCCTGAGTCAGAAGCTCGGGCGCAGCGGCCGTGATGCTCGGCGGCGAGCGCGCGGAAGCGGCCCGCGAGCTTCTGACTCAGGACGCTAGAACGCCGTCGCCAGCGCGAACGGGTAGACGGGCCCGGTGCCCTTCTGGCGCAGCTGGCCGGCCAGCATCGCCAGCGTCCAGCCGCTGAAGCGGATGTCGTCGACGAGCAGGACCGGGTCGGCGCTCACGCCGCCGGTCACCGCGAAGGCGCCGCGCACGTTGCCGACCTGCTGCGGGGCGTTGGCCATCTCGCGCTGCGGCGGACGCTCCTCGGCGCGGCCGAGCGCCGGCGCGAACGGGAGGCGCAGCGCGGCGGCCAGGCGCTCCGCGAAGTCCGGCACCAGGGGGCCCGAGCGCAGCGACGGCACCGCCGTCACCCAGCCCAGCGGCGCGCCCCAGGTCCGGATCGTCTCGGCCGCCGCGGCGACGAGCTCGTCGTCGAAGCGGCCGGCGGCGCGGCCGGCCTGGACGAGCCGGTCCCAGCCGCCGTCGCCGAGGCGCGCGAGCGCGCGGCCCTCCTCGGCGCGGACGGCCTCGGGGATCTTCTTCATCCGGCCGTCGTCGCCGGGCGCCATCTTCTTGACCTCGATCAGCACCGGCCGCGAGCGCAGGTGGATCGCGGCGTCGCGCACGACCGTGTCGTCCAGCGGGCCGTCGAAGCGCGTGCCTGCGCACACCGAGCAGCGCCCGCAGTCCTGGGGGTCCGGATCGTCGAGCTCCTCCTGCAGCGCACGCATGAGGCAGCGGCCGTCGGAGCCGAAGGCGGCCATCGCGGTCTGCTCGCGGCGGCGCAGCTCGGTGATGCGGCCGTAGCGCTCGGCGTCGTAGGTCCAGGCGTTGCCCGGCCGCGCGAGCCAGCGCGAGCCGTCGCGCGCGACCGCGCCCTCGACGTCCAACACCTTCAACAAGCCCTCGATCCGCGTCTTGCCGAGGTTGACCTGGGCCATCAGCTCCTGCGTGCCGGCGCCGTCGCCGCCGACCGCGTCGAGGTGCTCGAGCACGCGATCCACGATCTCGCGGCGCGGGAAGGCCTGCTCGATGAAGAAGTCCTGGATGCGCTTGTCCTCGGCGCCGCGCAGCAGCACGACCTCGGCGCGGTCGATGCCGCGGCCGGCGCGGCCCACCTGCTGGTAGTAGGAGATGACCGAGCCGGGCGCCTGGTAATGGACGACGAAGCCGAGGTCGGGCTTGTCGTAGCCCATGCCCAGAGCGCTCGTCGCGACGACGGCCTTGAGCTCGTTGCGCAGCAGCCGGTCCTCGACGCCGATGCGCCGGTCGGTGTCGATCTCGCCGCTGTAGGCCTCGGCCGCGATCCCGCGGCCGGTCAGGAACGTCGCGACCAGCTCCGCGTCGCGCTTGGTCAGGGTGTAGACGATGCCCGAGCCCGGCAGCTCGGGCAGGTGCTGGGCGAGCCACGCGAGGCGGTCGGCCTGCGACGGAAGGTCGACGACCTCGAAGCGCAGGCTGGAGCGGCCGAGCGCGCCGCGGTAGGTGCGCAGCTCGCCGGCGTCGCGGCCGGCGGCCAGCTGCTCGGAGACGTCGGCGACGACGCGGTCGTTCGCGGTCGCGGTGGTACAGAGCACGCCGACGCCGTCGGGCAGGCGCTCGAGCATGTCGCCGATGCGGCGGTAATCGGGCCGGAAGTCGTGGCCCCAATCGGAGATGCAGTGCGCCTCGTCGACGACGAGCAGGCCGACGCGCTGGGCGAACACCGGGAGCATGGTGTCGCGGAACTGCGGGTTGTTGAGGCGCTCGGGGCTGATGAGCAGGAGGTCGACGGCGTCGCGTTCCAGGAGATCGGCGACCTCGGTCCACGCATCGCGGTTGGTCGAGTTGATGGTGTGGGCGCGCAGGTCGAGCTTGCGCGCGGCGTCGATCTGGTTGCGCATCAGCGCGAGCAGCGGCGAGACGATGAGCGTCGGGCCCGCGCCGGCCTCCCGCAGCAGCGCGGTCGCCACGAAGTAGACCGCGGACTTCCCCCAGCCGGTGCGCTGGACGCAGAGGACGCGCGCGCGATCCTCGACGAGGTCGCGCACGGCGTCGAGCTGATGCTCGCGGAACGCGGCGTCAGGTCCGGCGAGCGCGTGGAGGTGCTGTTCGGCGCGGGTGTCGATGGCGGTGCTCATGCGTGCTCACGACGGTAGGGGACGACGCGGCGGTCGACCCGGATCCGCGCAGATGCTCGACGGACCCTGCGCAGGTTCGTGACGAAGCCGACCTCACGCGACGCCGGCGCGCGACGTTGAACACGAGGACGCCCCACGCTTCGGCCGTGTCCGAACCGTCCCGCCCGTAGCGTCTTCCTCTCCGATGGCCACGACCGCCCCCGCTCCCGCCCCGCCCACGCAGGCGCTCGTCCTTGGCGCCGCGCTCACGACCGTCGTCCTCTGGGCGTCGGCGTTCGTCGGCATCCGGGCCGCCGGCAAGGATCTCAGCGCCGGGTCGCTCACGCTGGCCCGGCTCCTGGTCGGGACCGCCGCGCTCGCGACGCTGGCGATCGTCCGGCGCGAGCGGCTGCCGCCGCGCGCGGACGTCCCCCGCCTGCTCGCCGTCGGCGTCCTGTGGTTCGGGATCTACAACCTCGCCCTCAACGAGGCCGAGCGCCACGTCGACGCCGGGACCGCGGCGATGCTCGTCAACGTCGGCCCCGTGCTCATCGCCGTGCTCGCCGGCACGGTCCTCAAGGAGGGCTTCCCGCCGACGCTCGTCGCCGGGTGCGCGGTCGCGTTCGCCGGCGCGATCCTCATCGGCGCGGCGACCTCGGACGGCCTGACGCCGAGCTGGGGCGCGGTCCTCTGCCTCGTCGCGGCGCTGACCTACGCGATCGCGGTCGTCGCCCAGAAGCCGCTGCTGGCCACCACGAGCCCGCTCACGATCACCACCCTCGCCTGTGCGACGGGCATGGTCTGCTGCCTGCCCTTCGCGCCACAGCTCGCCTCCGAAGCCCAGGACGCCGGCACCACCGCCCTGGTCTGGAGCGCGTACCTCGGCCTCTTCCCCACCGCGATCGCGTTCACCACGTGGGCCTACGCGCTGTCGCACACGACCGCGGGCCGGATGGGCGCGACGACCTACCTCGTGCCGCCGCTCGCCACGCTCTTCGGCTGGGCCTACTTCGGCGAGACGCCGCCCGGGCTCGCGCTCGCCGGCGGCGTCCTGTGCCTCGCCGGCGCCGCGTTGGCGCGCCGCAGCCGCTGACGTAGGCTCCGGGGCCACCATGCCCGACGTCCTGCGCCTCGCCGCCTTCACCGACACGCCCGAGGGCGGCAACCCCGCCGGCGTCGTCCTCGACGCCTCCGCCCTCACCGACGCGCAGATGCAGGCCATCGCCGCCGACGTCGGCTACTCCGAGACCGCCTTCATCACCGACCCCCGCGCCCACACGGTCCGCTACTTCAGCCCCGCGGCCGAGGTGCCGTTCTGCGGCCACGCGACGATCGCGACCGCCGTCGCGCTCGCCGAGCGCGACGGCCCGGGCGAGGTCACCCTCGCCACCCAGGCCGGGCCCGTCGCGGTCGCGACCCAGGCCGACGACGACGGCAACCTCACCGCCACGCTGACGAGCGTCGCGCCGCACGTCGAGCACGCGACCGACCTCGACGCGGCGCTCGGCGCGCTCGGGTGGATCCACGAGGACCTCGACCCCGACCTCCCGCCCCGCGTCGCCTACGCCGGCGCCCGCCACCTGATCCTCGCCGCCCGCACGCGCGACCGCCTCGCCGCGCTCGACTACGCCTTCGAGAAGCTCAAGGGCTACATGTCGGCGCGCGACCTCACGACCGTCGACCTCGTCCACCGCGACGCGACCGACCCCACCACCTTCCACGCGCGCAACCCGTTCCCGGTCGGCGGCGTCGTCGAGGACCCCGCGACCGGCGCGGCCGCCGCCGCGTTCGGCGCCTACCTCCGCGACCTCGACATCGTCACCCCGCCCGCGCGCGTGACGATCCACCAGGGCCACGACATGGGCCGTCCCAGCCTGCTGCACGTCGACCTCGACCCCGGCCGCGCCACCGGCGTCCGCGTGACCGGACGCGCCGTGCGGATCGGGGCGTAGCGCCGCGATGGACGAGCTCCGCCCGGGCCTGCACCGCTGGACCGCGCGCCACCCGGACTGGCACCCCAACAGCGCGTTCGGCGCCGAGGTTGCCTCGTTCGCGCTGCAGACCGACGACCGCGGGCTGCTGCTCCTCGACCCGCTGGTGCCCGACGACGCGCCCGACCTCCTCGACGCGCTGGCGACCGAGGCCGACACCATCGACATCCTCATCACGATCGGCTACCACGCCCGCTCCGCCGAGGCGCTGAGCGAGCGCTACGACCGCGCGCCGATCCGCGGCCCGGAGAACGTCCGCCGGCGGCTGACCGACCCTTCCGGCTTCCGCGCGCTGACGGCCGACGCGCCCGGCCCCGCCGGCGCGACCGCCTTGGCGATCGGCCGCCCGCGCCGCTCCGAGTCGCCGATCTGGTTCCCCACCCACCAGGCCCTCGCGTTCGGCGACGCCCTCGTCACGACCCCCGACGGCGCGCTGCGCATGTGGTGCCAGGAGCCGGTCACCGACCAGCGCGCGGCCTTCTACCGCGAGCGCTTCGCGCCGACGCTCGAGCCGCTCGTCGGGCTGCGACCGCGCCACGTCCTCACGACCCACGGCGCGCCGATCCTCGACGACGGGGCCGCGGCGCTCGCCAAGGCCGCCGCCGACGCGCCCTGGTACCACCGCTCCTGACGCACGTCCGCGTACCGGTACGCGGACGTCCCCCTTGGCAAAGGGAACGCGAGGGTTTATCGTGTTGGAGGGCGTCGTCATTACCCCGACTCCCAACCCTCCCCACACAGGAGAGCCGGCGGGGGTCGCGCCGCGTGCGCGGCCCCCGCCGTCGTCCTAGGCCCAGCTCGCCATGAACCGCGTGGCGCGGTCGGCCGCGCCGCTGAGTGGGCCGAGCTGGACGGCGACGTGCTCCGCCCCGGCGGCGGCGAAGCGGCGCGCGCGCTCGGCGAGGGCCTCGGGCGACGCGTCGTCCTGCGCGTACACGACGACGCCCGGCGAGACCGCGCGGTCGCCGGCCAGCTCGGCGAGGCGCTCGCGCTGCGCCGCGAACGCTTCGACATCCTGGCCGATGCCCTGCCACACGTCCCCGAAACGGGCCGCTCGGCGCAGCGCCGGCTCCGAGCCGCCGCCGACGAGGATCGGGACGCGCGCGGTCGGGCGCGGCGCGAAGACGCCGGGCCCCGTGCCGGTCTCCCCCGTCGCGTGGAGCCGCTCGATCAGCGCGAGCGCCGCGTCGGTCCGGCGGCCGCGCTCGGCGAACGGGACGCCCAGCGCCGCGAACTCGTCGGCCTGCCAGCCGGCCCCGACGCCGAGCAGGACGCGACCGGGCGCCAGCCGCTCGAGCGTCGCGACCTGCTTGGCGAAGAGGATCGGCTCGCGCAGCGGCGCGATCAGGACCGAGGTCCCGAGCGTCACGCGCCCGGTCACCGCGGCGATGTGCGCGAGGAGGGTGAGCGCCTCGAAGACGCCGCCGTACCGACCGCCGCCGCTCGCGCCGAACGGGCCGGGCGGCAGGGGATGGTCGGGCAGGAAGACCGCGTCGAAGCCGGCGGCCTCGACGTGCTGGGCGAGCCGCGCGATCGCACGCGGGTCGTCGCCGGGGTCCTCGGACGGCAGGACGACGCCGAGCTGCGTGCGCGTCATGCCGGCACCCGCTCCAGCAGCGCGTCGATCGTCGCGAGCCACGGCCCGGGCGCGTCGACGCCGATGAGGTGGCCGCTGTCGACCTCCACGGTCTCGTACGAAGGGGTCATGGCCTCCACGGTAAGCACGGCGATCGGCGATCGACCCGTCCGCAGCGGTCCGGCGCGCCGGCCGCGAAGTGGTCCTGTCCGGCGCCCTTGCTCAGGAATACGCTGCGGTCATGACCGGTGCACGCATTCCGAAGGCGACCGGGCTCCAGGCGCGCCTCGCCGTCTGGGCCAGCCGGCGCAAGCTCGGGCCCGAGGCGGCCGACTCCGCCGCGATCTACGCCCAGAACCCGCGCCTGCTGCGCTGGTTCGCGCTGTATGACCAAGCGGTGACGAAGTCGCGGCACGTGCCCGAAAAGCTCCACAAGCTCGCCGAGCTGAAGGCCGCGACCGTCGTGGAGTGCGAGTTCTGCATCGACATCGGCTCGGCGCTCGCCCGCGAGTCCGGCCTGACCGACGCCCAGCTCCTCGCGCTCCACGACCCGGAGCCGTCCGGGCTGTTCGACGCCGACGAGCTCCTGGTGATCGGCTACGCGCGGAGCATGACCCTCACCCCGCCCGAGGTCGACGACGCGACCGTCGCCGCCCTCCGCGCCCGCTTCGGCGACGCCGGCGTCTTCGAGCTCACCTACGCGATCGCGTGGGAGAACGTCCGCGCCCGCACCAACTCCGCCCTCGCGCTCGAGCCCGGCGGCTTCAGCACCGGCCAGGTCTGCGCCCTGCCCGCCACGGCGCACGCGCCGGCGACCGCGGCCTGAGAACGACGAAGGGCCGCCTCGGGTCGAGCGGCCCTTCTGGTGCTGCGTATCGGGGCGCCCGGATTCGAACCGGGGACCTCGCCGACCCGAACGGCGCGCGCTACCAGGCTGCGCCACGCCCCGAGGTACCGAGCCAGTCTACTCGGACGTGCCCGCGACGGCCTTGTAGTACCGAACGGCCAGGCCGGTGACCAGCGTCTGGAGCGCCGCGTCGAGCGCCGCACCCTCGCGCTCGGACCAGCGCGCGAGCCCCTCGTCCTCGATCGCCTGCGCCTCGGCGATCACGTCGTCGCACAGCTCCGGGTGCTGGTCGGCGAAGAAGGCGCCGATCGAGTAAAGCCCGGTGTCCGTCAGGGACCCGAGGAGATCCTCGTCGCTCACTTGCCTCCGCCGAGGAGGCCGGTCGCCGCGTCGGTCAGGCCGGTCGTCACCTTGTCGACCGTATCGCCCACCGCGGCGCCCGTCTGCTTGACCGCTTCGCCGGCCTGCCCGCCGACGGTTCCGCCGAGCACGTCGGTCGCGCCGGACACGACCTGCCCCGCCGTCTGCGGCGGCGGCGTGCTCGCCGGCTGCGTGAGCGGCGCGAGGCTCGGCTGGATCAGCGGCTGCGGCGCCGCCGCCCCGCCGCCACCGGTGGCCGCGCCGGCCGCGCCGGTCGCCGCGGCCGCGGTCTGGTCGACCGCGCTGGTCAGCGGATCGGTCGCGCCGCTGGCCGGCTTCTTGGCGCTCGACGACGACCCACCGCCGCCACCCGGCTTGGACGCCGACGACGCGCTCTCGCCGCCGCCACCGCCGCCGGAGGAGCTCCCCGAGCCGCTCGACCCGGACGTCCCACCGCCGCCGCTCGACGGCGTCCCGGCGCCGCCACCGCTGAAGGTCCCGGTGCCGCTGGCGTGCTGCCCACCGGCCGCGCCCGCGGCGCTCCGGCCCGCGCTGCCCGCCGAGCTCGTGTGCGACGAGGACCCGGCGCCACCGCCGGCCGCCCGCGCCACCACCGTGCGCCGTGCGCCGCCGCCCGCGGCACCCGTCGCGGCCGCGGGCGAGCCGCCGCTCGCGGCGCGCTCGACCACCGGCGCCGCCCGGTGCTGCGCGCCGCCGCCATCGCTCACGTGCTTGGCCGCGCCCGCGCCGACGCCCGCGACCGCCACCGCCGTCGCGACCGCCGTCGCCTTCATCCACCCGGCCATCGTCGGCTCGCCGTACTGGGCGGCGGCCAGCGACGCCTTCGCAAGAGCCGGCGCGTGCTGCGCCGCGTCCGACGTGCCGCCCCCACCGAACCAGCGGCGCTTGATGAACGCCGGGATCGGCAGCAGCGCGCCGAGCTTCGCGCGCACCGGACGCCGCGCCAGCGCGCCCGCGTCCAGCCCGGCCATGACCGCGTGCCGGCGGCACGGATGGCAGTGCGACACGTGCGAGGAGAGGCGGCGCTGGTCGCGCATCCCCAGGCGCCCGCCGGCCTCGACGCCGCGCCCGATGACCTCCTGGATCCGCAGGCAGCGCTCGCCGGTCTTCAGCTCTTCGTACTCCTCGGTCAGCCGGCGGCGCGCGCGGAACAGCGTGGACTCGACCGACGGCCGCGACATGCCGAGCTGCTCGCCGATCTCGCGGTAGGACAGGCCTTCCAGCTCGCGCATCACGAGGATCTGGTGGTGCGCGTCGGACAGACCGCCGAACGCGCCCGTCAGGTTCGCGAGGTTCTGCTTGCCCTCGACCGCGGCCTCGGGCGTGGGCGCGGTCGCGTGCAGCTTGCCGTGGTCGGCCGGGGCGAGCCCGTGACCGTCGTCGGCGTCGATCGACA contains:
- a CDS encoding SanA/YdcF family protein encodes the protein MLDRRVVIRAAIGGAAALSVLALAVGVANAIVLLGGGGAKTDPRALPHAQAALVLGAYVQPDGRPSAMLEDRLRATAALYHDGRVDKVLASGDHGRPDYDEVNAMRAELVRLGVPDRVIFTDHAGFATLDSVVRARKVFDVRSAIVVTQPFHMARALWLAHRAGLTAYGLEAGSGNGYGAKGTQAGVREVLARTKAVADIVTGAQPKFLGPQVDIAGSAQASRG
- a CDS encoding TetR/AcrR family transcriptional regulator; translation: MATDATRARGRPRSTEADRAIFEATRRLLDAAGYHGLTVEGVAVEAGVAKTTIYRRYANKALLVLDSMTQAAHDAPVALPDTGAFRDDLVAVAHLVREEIAPSSPSSVGTALLGEASRDPAVAERLRAFADFRFEQGKPVYDRARQRGELRPDADWRVVAELIVGWIFHASIVSRRRPDDATLERTVDLLLDGLAPR
- a CDS encoding aminodeoxychorismate synthase component I is translated as MPSSPTASIAAEPVRVVRFALDGDVPAAHAGLLVRDDARPFALVGRWAGASAIVGSAPVRIADAQRDDVLALLDEQPVVAGAVPDGFVGGGWFGGLGYGLGRRLEPRLGAAPPAPVGERRPVAMLAYYDHLLRRDADGGWWFEALWAEARADALTARRAELAARVAAGVGGPRPVRTSAWRATPSVAGHARAVQACRERIAEGDLFQANLALRLRADLDGDAVDLLARGVEALAPDRAAWLAGPDGAIASLSPELFLTRHGDVVRSAPIKGTRPRPAEDDDAAEALRAELAASEKDRAENVMIVDLMRNDLGRVCEPGTVAVTALAEVRPHAGVWHLVSEVTGRRRVGVGDGALVAAAFPPGSVTGAPKLAAMDTISTLESVARQAFCGAIGFASPTAGLELSVAIRTFECAEGRAWLDVGGGIVADSDPDAEAAECLAKAHPLLMAIGAELADDVGAAGAPATTIPAPLRLGARPVPRPDAARGVFETILVLDGVAVAVEEHVERLHRAAVELYGVEVPDAVAALVRHTALEQAASCRVRVLLDARGDVGLQVAPLPEPGDGTLRLAPVAAPGGLGDRKWRDRRLIDALDAAVAPALALLVDLDGGVLETTRSNVLAVLDDALVTPPLDGRVLPGVTRAAALDLARALGFAVVERPLALGELAAADAVLTSGALRGLEVVTHLGSQDLPRIPDRVRTLVERFPPLR
- a CDS encoding RecQ family ATP-dependent DNA helicase — its product is MSTAIDTRAEQHLHALAGPDAAFREHQLDAVRDLVEDRARVLCVQRTGWGKSAVYFVATALLREAGAGPTLIVSPLLALMRNQIDAARKLDLRAHTINSTNRDAWTEVADLLERDAVDLLLISPERLNNPQFRDTMLPVFAQRVGLLVVDEAHCISDWGHDFRPDYRRIGDMLERLPDGVGVLCTTATANDRVVADVSEQLAAGRDAGELRTYRGALGRSSLRFEVVDLPSQADRLAWLAQHLPELPGSGIVYTLTKRDAELVATFLTGRGIAAEAYSGEIDTDRRIGVEDRLLRNELKAVVATSALGMGYDKPDLGFVVHYQAPGSVISYYQQVGRAGRGIDRAEVVLLRGAEDKRIQDFFIEQAFPRREIVDRVLEHLDAVGGDGAGTQELMAQVNLGKTRIEGLLKVLDVEGAVARDGSRWLARPGNAWTYDAERYGRITELRRREQTAMAAFGSDGRCLMRALQEELDDPDPQDCGRCSVCAGTRFDGPLDDTVVRDAAIHLRSRPVLIEVKKMAPGDDGRMKKIPEAVRAEEGRALARLGDGGWDRLVQAGRAAGRFDDELVAAAAETIRTWGAPLGWVTAVPSLRSGPLVPDFAERLAAALRLPFAPALGRAEERPPQREMANAPQQVGNVRGAFAVTGGVSADPVLLVDDIRFSGWTLAMLAGQLRQKGTGPVYPFALATAF
- a CDS encoding DMT family transporter, which encodes MATTAPAPAPPTQALVLGAALTTVVLWASAFVGIRAAGKDLSAGSLTLARLLVGTAALATLAIVRRERLPPRADVPRLLAVGVLWFGIYNLALNEAERHVDAGTAAMLVNVGPVLIAVLAGTVLKEGFPPTLVAGCAVAFAGAILIGAATSDGLTPSWGAVLCLVAALTYAIAVVAQKPLLATTSPLTITTLACATGMVCCLPFAPQLASEAQDAGTTALVWSAYLGLFPTAIAFTTWAYALSHTTAGRMGATTYLVPPLATLFGWAYFGETPPGLALAGGVLCLAGAALARRSR
- a CDS encoding PhzF family phenazine biosynthesis protein; this translates as MPDVLRLAAFTDTPEGGNPAGVVLDASALTDAQMQAIAADVGYSETAFITDPRAHTVRYFSPAAEVPFCGHATIATAVALAERDGPGEVTLATQAGPVAVATQADDDGNLTATLTSVAPHVEHATDLDAALGALGWIHEDLDPDLPPRVAYAGARHLILAARTRDRLAALDYAFEKLKGYMSARDLTTVDLVHRDATDPTTFHARNPFPVGGVVEDPATGAAAAAFGAYLRDLDIVTPPARVTIHQGHDMGRPSLLHVDLDPGRATGVRVTGRAVRIGA
- a CDS encoding TIGR03619 family F420-dependent LLM class oxidoreductase, which encodes MTRTQLGVVLPSEDPGDDPRAIARLAQHVEAAGFDAVFLPDHPLPPGPFGASGGGRYGGVFEALTLLAHIAAVTGRVTLGTSVLIAPLREPILFAKQVATLERLAPGRVLLGVGAGWQADEFAALGVPFAERGRRTDAALALIERLHATGETGTGPGVFAPRPTARVPILVGGGSEPALRRAARFGDVWQGIGQDVEAFAAQRERLAELAGDRAVSPGVVVYAQDDASPEALAERARRFAAAGAEHVAVQLGPLSGAADRATRFMASWA
- a CDS encoding carboxymuconolactone decarboxylase family protein yields the protein MTGARIPKATGLQARLAVWASRRKLGPEAADSAAIYAQNPRLLRWFALYDQAVTKSRHVPEKLHKLAELKAATVVECEFCIDIGSALARESGLTDAQLLALHDPEPSGLFDADELLVIGYARSMTLTPPEVDDATVAALRARFGDAGVFELTYAIAWENVRARTNSALALEPGGFSTGQVCALPATAHAPATAA
- a CDS encoding RNA polymerase sigma factor; this encodes MQAVRAGDDHAFERLYHRYHRRISAYIFGMVHDHGRAEDLTQEVFVSALRRMRQTDREIAFKPWVYEIAKNACIDAFRRAKRTEEVSIDADDGHGLAPADHGKLHATAPTPEAAVEGKQNLANLTGAFGGLSDAHHQILVMRELEGLSYREIGEQLGMSRPSVESTLFRARRRLTEEYEELKTGERCLRIQEVIGRGVEAGGRLGMRDQRRLSSHVSHCHPCRRHAVMAGLDAGALARRPVRAKLGALLPIPAFIKRRWFGGGGTSDAAQHAPALAKASLAAAQYGEPTMAGWMKATAVATAVAVAGVGAGAAKHVSDGGGAQHRAAPVVERAASGGSPAAATGAAGGGARRTVVARAAGGGAGSSSHTSSAGSAGRSAAGAAGGQHASGTGTFSGGGAGTPSSGGGGTSGSSGSGSSSGGGGGGESASSASKPGGGGGSSSSAKKPASGATDPLTSAVDQTAAAATGAAGAATGGGGAAAPQPLIQPSLAPLTQPASTPPPQTAGQVVSGATDVLGGTVGGQAGEAVKQTGAAVGDTVDKVTTGLTDAATGLLGGGK